Genomic DNA from Brassica rapa cultivar Chiifu-401-42 chromosome A04, CAAS_Brap_v3.01, whole genome shotgun sequence:
GTGGCCAAGGCTCGAACCCAGGGGCGGGCACTCCAGCTGGAGCTCCTATACCACTATACCAAAGCAACTTGGTTGAAAAAGGTGTTTTCACCTCTTTGCCGGGAACCCAAACATTGTAAATAGTCCTTCCCACCGTGAGTTGAACCCAAGTGGCGGAAGTTACAGCCGCAATCCCTTTACCACTAGGCCAACTCAACGTTGGTGAACACTTCTAACTCatcgaaaatatttaaataaatcattGATGCTgtcatctatatattttttaaaaataaaatcatatattatttaaatttaagaaAGGTCTCAAATTCTATTAGAGGAGTATGTGAAACAAGATAGAAAAGTATAACGAGCAATATGGTTTACCGCGTAAAATACAAGATGATAATACTATAACTCAGTAAGAAACAATATAAAAGATCGAAAAGCAAGTCAGATCTCATAAAATATCAATTGACCAAATCTATATATAAGAAGTTGAACAAGTCATTGACAGTTTGATTTGCAGATAAGCTTAGAGATGTTCCATTAAATAGCCACATCAATCTTCATAAAGATATTTTGTCTGAAAAGTAAaagtttttttgaaagaatattACATAGTTCAAAAGTAACACAAATGGATCTACCAAATACTTATTGACTGAGATAACACCTCCCCCTTCAAATCGAATCAGTTGAACTGTTTATTTCTTCTCATTGATCTCAAATTTTCATTCAACAGAACTACTCGATATAATGAAGAACATTTAAACTTAAACTATTCGATtaatcaaaagaaaattaaaacttattttgtatAACCCAAATTATCGCCAGCATCATCATGATCTTCCTCAAAAGTCAAAGTCCTTGAACACCTTCTTAACTTGTTCAAGTGTCACAAACAAAATCACCGTGAACGGTGCTTGTCTCGACACCGTCGGCCAAAACCCTTTATACAAGGCCATGATCCCTTCCGCTCTCACCGTCTTCAACGCGCAATCAACCGCCCCTTTATACGGCGGCGCGGTCCCCGCCACCACCTTCATATTCATCACCCTCGTCTTAATCACATCCACCGGATTCGACGCGACCGACGCCACAAACCCCGCCGCGAAACTCGACGTCACGTGAGTCCCGAGCCCGTCCCTCATCAACCCTTTCTCCAAAATCGTCTCTTTCACCGAGTCGTAAGTAGCCAGCTGCGACGCCGTCACGAGCATCGCTCTGTTGATCGTCATCGACGACCCTCTCCACAGAGACGTGACGCCTTCGCCGCGAACCATCTGCGCGATCGCGTCCAAAACGCTCTTGTAGTTTCTCCGGTCCACCAACGGGAGACGCCCGTCGGCTTGCATGCGCACCATGGCGACGTCCGCCGGGTTTCCCACGGCGGCGCCGATCCCTCCGGCGATGAACCCGGCGGCGAGTTTGCGGGTTAAAGGGATCGACTTTGTTTCCGGGTCGGTCCATTTAGTCTTCAAGATGTCGTATAGACCCATGCGGGTCGTCGAGTAGAGAGTCTGACGGAGAACGGTGGCGGAGACGCCGGAGAACAGAGCGCGCGTGCCTTCTTGTCGGATGATACGAGATCCGATACCGATTATACCGACgcgcggaggaggaggaggcgcgtggacggcggaggaggaggaggtctGGAAGGCAAGCGCTGGTCGGAGACTTGTCTGAACGGGAGCTGATTCGCCTTGGAGTTGCATTCGGACCTTGATGAGATCAAGCGGGTGGGTCGAACAACCCGCTACGATCGATGCGATGCCTCCTTCAGCGAAACCCTTAAGACCCATTTCTTGTTTTTATCAAATGGAAAATCAAAAAGTCAGAAAGGTTTGGATCTTTTTTCCGAGAAAATCTGagagaaaattttgaaaaggtttgatttttttttttcttagagaGACCAGTTGGAATTGGAGCTGATCTCACTGGAGATTAGGAGATGAGAATGGAGACCGAAAGCTATAGAGGAAGAATGAGGAACTTGAGGTCTCTGAGACATATGCCGTTCagacaaaagtttttttttagagagagaaagagaaatggTGAGAGATTGATTGATTGTTGTGTGTGGTTGGAGAGAGGAGACAAGTGTTTAAATAAGGGAAGAAAAGGAAGCGCGGAGACTTGTTTACTATTTTGTGCATagtaaaatcaaaaaaataaataaatacacgTTTTCCTTTTTAATTTGGTAGTATCTTGAGACTTTCCTATATATTCAATTTTTGaaatattctttcttttttttacaaagAAATGGAAGCTCAATTTAATACGTACTTTTATTATTCAACGGACTTGATTAGTGAAGTCCATTTGTTAAAAAGTGGTGGTAATCGCTAAATTGGTAACTTATCTTCACACAAAAAGAGGAGTTAGAGGGAAAACTTGAATTTCGATAGAATTAGTTGAAAAAGTTAACATTTGTTAAATTTGCCTAGAGTTATTTGTATATAGTTTTGTTATCTTTTAGAGAGTTTTGTGTATTTCTAAGATCGACTAAAATTTTAGTGTATAATAATTTAGATTATTAAACATCATTtcgtaaaaaatataatattattaaaaattaattttttcggactaacattaaattttaaatgaaatttaaaagtcatcaaattgataaatttaCGAACTAATCAGAATTAAGTTTAAAAATGGAATATATAAACTagtaacaataaaatttaagagTTACTTAAACAATACAATTCCAACTCCCACTAACTCCcagtatatttattttaaaatattcgtCTTACAGTTTtcatgtaaaaataaattacctttttaacaaatttaaatagtaattgactaatatcattaaaattgtTGAATCCAATAACATTCTAGTATAATGCATGACACATGTTTTACACTTGTTTAGTCACAGATGCAGCTATATATCtctagttacaaaaaaatacagCTATATATctgaagaaaaaatattttattaaatcaatCTTGACAACACAAAGAAAAAGTTATTTGCTTTGGCATCGTTTTCACTTTTCACTATATCGTACCGGGTTGGTAGTGTAATTCATTAATTCATTCATTCACTGGTTACAAAATTCAATGGCTACTTTCCCCCAAATGAATTACCCCACATTCACTTCATCACATGGGATGCTTCCTTTTTGTTAGAGATGCTTCCTTAGTTCTTCTGCCCATGTTTGATTATTCTCCAAGAACATATTCTTTTCCTCACCAACTGTTTTAAATTcatttcataaatttatattcatGTTACCTACCAATGGAATGCGATGATTTTCCCAGGGCTACATAGTACATACCATGGTTTAAATTTGGTTTTGGAAGGTTTTTAAGGTATTGTTTTGTCATTAATGGTTTCTTACTATGTGCTCGATCCGATCAACATTAAATATAAAAGCTGTTTTctaaagtaaaaaaagaaaaacattataaaatgTGAAGTGTATCTAGTAATTATTTACTTTTCGGCAGCATGCATTGTTCAATTAATTTTgagaaaatcaaattaaatacaTATCAAA
This window encodes:
- the LOC103864359 gene encoding mitochondrial uncoupling protein 5, which translates into the protein MGLKGFAEGGIASIVAGCSTHPLDLIKVRMQLQGESAPVQTSLRPALAFQTSSSSAVHAPPPPPRVGIIGIGSRIIRQEGTRALFSGVSATVLRQTLYSTTRMGLYDILKTKWTDPETKSIPLTRKLAAGFIAGGIGAAVGNPADVAMVRMQADGRLPLVDRRNYKSVLDAIAQMVRGEGVTSLWRGSSMTINRAMLVTASQLATYDSVKETILEKGLMRDGLGTHVTSSFAAGFVASVASNPVDVIKTRVMNMKVVAGTAPPYKGAVDCALKTVRAEGIMALYKGFWPTVSRQAPFTVILFVTLEQVKKVFKDFDF